Proteins encoded by one window of Cylindrospermum stagnale PCC 7417:
- a CDS encoding phytanoyl-CoA dioxygenase family protein — MLETIQSKISGLKSELNYRLALVKHARNLPALLGRERLIVDALKRDGAYITSLAELELPSTTQLLYAANSHLSSIVSPRDSHADYKLPQIYTVTDLPEFFAWGIEKKLQNIIENYIGLPIAFHGVHLRKDFPNEQQLQTLLWHKDAEDRRMIKVIIYLNDVTDKHGPFEYVPKRYSLLERLTDYRVDYELLQTNYLGINDEKLSKIIPKSAWKSCPGKAGTVIFVDPRNILHHGTVRTQERSTLFFTYTANPPKRPELCRQYKDDTFTKPSKKLIVEGRV; from the coding sequence TTATAGACTAGCATTAGTGAAGCACGCGAGAAATTTACCTGCATTACTAGGACGCGAGCGCTTGATTGTTGATGCTCTAAAACGAGATGGTGCTTACATCACTTCTTTAGCAGAGTTGGAATTACCATCAACCACACAACTTTTGTATGCTGCTAATAGTCATTTATCAAGCATTGTATCCCCCCGTGATAGCCATGCAGATTACAAGCTGCCGCAAATTTATACAGTTACAGATTTACCAGAATTCTTTGCCTGGGGAATTGAAAAAAAACTGCAAAATATCATTGAAAACTACATAGGACTACCTATTGCTTTTCATGGTGTACATTTGCGGAAAGACTTCCCGAATGAGCAGCAACTGCAAACACTGCTATGGCATAAAGATGCTGAAGACCGTCGGATGATTAAAGTCATTATCTACTTGAATGATGTGACAGACAAACACGGACCTTTTGAGTATGTGCCAAAGCGTTACAGTTTGTTAGAAAGATTGACTGATTATCGGGTTGACTATGAGCTTTTACAGACAAATTATTTAGGTATCAATGATGAAAAACTAAGCAAAATTATCCCCAAATCAGCTTGGAAATCCTGTCCAGGAAAAGCTGGAACCGTGATTTTTGTAGATCCGAGAAATATTTTACATCACGGTACTGTGAGGACACAAGAGCGGTCAACGCTATTTTTCACATATACAGCCAACCCACCAAAAAGACCAGAACTTTGCAGGCAATACAAGGATGATACTTTTACCAAACCAAGTAAAAAGTTAATAGTTGAAGGCAGAGTTTAG
- the rfbC gene encoding dTDP-4-dehydrorhamnose 3,5-epimerase: MIFTKTNLSGAFIIDLEEKPDSRGFFARTFCAKEFEEHGLKSTVAQCNLSFNHQKGTLRGMHYQILPAGETKLIRCTQGAIYDVIIDMRPESPTYLSHISVELTAENHRALYVPEMFAHGYQALTDGAEVMYQVGEFYTPGYERGLRYDDPLLEISWPLSVSEISEKDRNWPLLESILIGV, encoded by the coding sequence ATGATATTTACAAAAACCAATCTCTCAGGCGCTTTTATTATTGACTTAGAAGAAAAACCGGACTCTCGCGGTTTTTTTGCCCGTACTTTCTGCGCCAAAGAATTTGAGGAGCATGGGTTAAAGTCAACTGTTGCCCAATGCAACCTTTCTTTTAATCATCAAAAAGGTACTTTGCGGGGAATGCACTATCAAATTCTCCCAGCAGGAGAAACGAAATTAATCCGCTGTACTCAAGGCGCTATTTATGACGTAATTATCGATATGCGTCCTGAATCCCCAACTTACCTGTCACATATTAGTGTGGAATTGACTGCGGAAAACCACCGCGCTTTATATGTACCAGAAATGTTTGCTCACGGTTATCAAGCACTGACAGATGGTGCAGAAGTTATGTATCAAGTTGGTGAATTTTACACCCCAGGATATGAGCGTGGTTTGCGTTATGATGATCCACTTTTAGAAATTTCTTGGCCTTTGAGTGTCAGTGAAATATCTGAGAAAGATCGGAATTGGCCTTTATTAGAATCTATCTTGATAGGAGTTTAA